TTTCCACATTTAGGAATTCCTCCAGCGAATACTTCACCATGGGCCAAGACGGCCTAATCCCTCGTTTGGCAAACCCTTCGGAATCATCAACTCCGACAGCCGCCCCCGCTCCAGCTTTTACTTCCTCCTCCGTCGCCCCCGGCAACACCCAGCCCGCAACCAGCAAAAGCGTCACCAGCGCCCCATAGCGCCGCCAGCCTGACTCCGTGTATCCTCCTTCCAGCGCGCGGCGCACGCGGCGGTCAATTGCGCCGAAGTTGTCGGCCATGCCCGCCATGGCCCAGCTCGACTGGGGCAGCGAGACGCGCTCGGCCACGTTCACCAGCGTGCGCGAGTAGGCCGCGCCGCTGGCTATCCCTTGCGACAGCACGAGGTCGTCGCAGCAGAACTCGCGCTCTTCGCGGATGCGGCGGTTGAGCCACCACACGGCGGGATTCCACCAGAGCAAGGCTTGGGCGGCGGCCTGGAGGCTGTTTACCAGGGCATCCATACGTCGGATGTGGGCAAGTTCGTGGGCGAGGAGGATATCGAGTTCCTCATCGGGCATTGTGGCGACCCAGGCGGGCAGGATCACGAAGGGACGGAGGATTCCGCCCGACTGTGGGGCACCGACGCTTTCGCTAAGGCAGAGGCGGGGCGCGCGACGGAGTTTCATGGCGCGAACCGCCGCATTGAAACGCTCCTGGAGCGCCTCATCGGCGCCCGCGCCTTGCTTCATAAATTCCCTCGCGGCCAACCACTGCCGCGCGATGAGGACGAGGATGGCGATTGCGCCCGCAGCCTCCAGCAGCAACAGCCATGCCTTCGGGGAAAGGACGGGCGCTGGCGGCATCACGGGCGCAACCGGGACTATTGGGGAAGGCGTAGCCGGTGCTGGCGACTTTTCCACGGTCACGCGGAGGTCCGAATTCACCAGAGGCGCGGGCTCGTTGGTAAATGCACGCGCGAGCAGATCTGAGAATCCGTAGGCCACGCCGAAGACCGGGGGCACGGCGAACTTCAACAGGACCACCAGCAGAAGTCCGTAGCGCAGACCCGGACGAAGGGATCGGCCTGCGGCCAGCACCGCCAGGACCAGGAGAAGCAGCAAGCCCCCCTGTCCCGTGGAGACCACCGTCCACTCCCACCAGGTCGCCGCAGCCCGATTTAGTGTTTCCACTATTCCGTTCATGATTTGCCTCCTTTGCGTTCTTCCTGCTCATCCAATAACTGCCGCAACGCCGCTATCTGCTCCGTGCTCAAGGGCTGCTCTTCGAGAAACATGGACACCAGCGGAATGGGGTTGCCGCCGAAGACCCGGTCCACGAGTTTCTTCACCTGCTCACGCCCGGCGGAGTGGCCGCGCTTGTTGGGGCGATAGAGGAAGGCCCGCTGTCCTTTGAGCTTGCGATGGGAAACAAGTCCCTTGGTTTCCAAGCGCCGGAGAAAGGTGATTACGGTGGGCTGGGCCCAGCCGGTGGACTCCGCCAGGGCCTCGTAGATTTCGCGGGTGGTGCCCTCCCCCATCTCCACCAGGGTTTGTAAGACTTGCGCTTCCGCTTCCGAAATCAGGGGTGCCATGGGTGCCTCCTTGGGTTGGGCATGGGGCATTATGATTTACATTTGTAAATTTGTCAAGCATAAATTTACAAATGTAGATTTTGCATGTTTGGGAATTGGACTGGCGGCGGAGGCGCGGATGGAGAGGTTGGACGGTGTGGACAGGCGCCTGTGAAAAACGCGGGCTGATTTGCATCAGCCCGCGTTGGGTACTCGATTCTGGTGACGCTGCTAGATCAGCAGGCTCTTGGCCTTGAACTCGTGGTTGAGGATGCGGTCGTTGTCGGAGTAATCGATCGGTACGTCGATGAGGTGGACGCCTTTGCTATTGAGGCACTGCTCGATCAACGGAATCAACTGATCGGCGGTTTCGACCCGGTGGCCGAAGGCGCCGTAGGCTTCGGCATACTTCACGAAATCGGGGTTGCCGTAGTCCAGTCCGTAGCTCGGGAAGCTCATGTTGGACTGCTTCCACTTGATCATGCCGAAGGCGTCGTCACGGAGAATGAGGATGACGAGATCCATGTTGAGGCGGACGGCGGTTTCCATTTCCTGGGAATTCATCATGAATCCTCCGTCGCCGCAAACGGAGAGGACCTTTCGGTCGGGGAAGACGAGCCGCGCGGTCATGGCGGAGGGCAGGCCGGCGCCCATGGACGCGAGGGCGTTGTCCAGCAGGACGGTATTGGGCTGGTAGGCCTTGTAGTTGCGGGCGAACCAGAGCTTGTAGACGCCGTTATCCAGGGCGATGATACCGTCTTTCGGCATGACTTTTCGGATGTCGGCGACGAGGCGCTGGGGGTAGACGGGGAAACGGGGGTCGTCCGCGCCTTCGAGGATACTCTTCTCGATGTGCTCCTTCACGACTTTGAATCGCTTGAAGTCCCAGGATTCCTGAATCTCCAGCTTTTCCTTGATGCGCCAGATGCTGTTGGCGATATCGCCGACGACTTCGAGCTGGGGAAAGTAGACGGGGTCGACTTTTGCGGAGATAAAGTTGATGTGGATTACCTTGAGGTCTTCCCGGCCCATGAAGAAGGGAGGCTTTTCGATCACGTCGTGGCCCACATTGATGATGAGGTCGGCCGCGTCGATGGCGCGGTGGACGAAATCGTTGGCGGACAGCGCGGAGTTTCCGATGAAGAGTTCGTCGTGCTCATCCACCACGCCCTTGCCCATCTGGGTGCTGAAGAAGGGAATGCCGGTCTTGTCGATGAACTCGCGAAGCATTTTCGAGGTCAGCTTGCGGTTGGCGCCCGCGCCGATGAGGAGGAGGGGGTGCTTTGCGTCCTCGATCATGTTCACGGCGGCGCGGATGGCCTTGATCTCGGCGATGGGCCGCCGGGTGCGGCTGGCGGGGATCAGGGGCGAATCGGTTTCCTCGGCGGCGACGTCTTCCGGCAGTTCCAGGTGGGAACAACCGGGTCGCTCTTCTTCCGCGATGCGGAAGGCTTCGCGGACGCGGGCGGGGATGTTGTTCGCGCTTACGAGTTGCCGGGTATACTTGGTGATGGGCCGCATCATGTCGACCGCATCGATAATCTGAAAGTGGCCCTGCTTGCTTTTCTTGACGGGCTTTTGTCCTGTGATCATCACCACGGGCATGGCGCCGAGCTGGGCATAGGCGGCGGAGGTCACCAGGTTTGTTGCGCCCGGTCCGAGGGTGCTGAGGCAGACGCCCGCGCGGCCGGTCAGGCGCCCGTAGGTTGCGGCCATGAACCCGGCGGCCTGTTCGTGGCGCGTCAAGATGAGTTCGATGCTGGACTGTCGAATGGAGTCGAGCAGGTCGAGATTTTCTTCACCGGGGATGCCGAAGATATATTTTACACCTTCGGCTTCCAGGGCCTTCACCAGCAGGTCGGATGCTTTCATTAGGGCTCCTCTATATCGGCCGGGGGCGCTGCAAAACCACGGGCCGACAACAGCAATTTCAATTCGCCATCAACTTCTGTCCGCGCGGGCCTGGACAGTTCCGAATTGCGTAGACGAATCCGCGCGCTTGACGCGAACCGTATCGCTTCCAGTCCTTGCCCACAATACCAAACCGCGCCCTGCGGAGCAAACTCACTTGGACACACACACAGTACAGGTAAAAAAAAACGCCAGCAACCCGAGAGTCACTGGCGTGATATTTTATGGCGGAGACGACGAGACTTGAACTCGCGACCTCCGGCGTGACAGGCCGGCGTTCTAACCGACTGAACTACGCCTCCGCTGCATAAGAGCGTTTCCGCTCCCCCCGAAGGGAAGACTAATATACCAAATGTTTCCGGGCTGTTTCAAGCGTTCAGCGAACTTTTTTTCGCGTATCGCGATTTTTTTTTACGCGCGCGCGTTGCCGTCGGCGTCGATAACCAGATCGGCCTCGACAGGCCAGGCCTTCCCGACGCTCTTTGCCACGAATTCATCGCACGTGAGGGCGAAGAGGGGGCTGATCTCGATGGCGATGGCCGACTTGCCGTCGGCCCTTCTTGGCACGGGTTGTCCGGCGGCATCGAGCCACTTCGCCCAGAAGTTGGTCATGCTCTCGCGCGCCGCGACGACGGAGTTGTCGCCGTCGAACTGCTTGGTGGGGGTGTACTCTCCGGGCGGGTCGATTTCCAACGCCACGGGGGGATGGTTCGCCATGCGCAGGGCATCGAAGACAAAGGTCTCGAACTTGTAGCCGTTGGGCCTGTCCGGACTGATCTGTTCCCCTTCCGCGTTGATGTAGGGGATCTTCTTGTGGGCCAGGTGCCAGGGGAACTGGTCGAAGTTGTCGTAGACGCGCTGGACGAAGTCCACCGAGAGAATGTGAATGGCCGGATTGCCGGCGTAGTATATGACTTTGCCGTCGGCGTCGGTTTCGAGCAACTGGGGATAGATATCCAGTTCACTGTATTCGATTACCTGGTAGACGCCATCGCAAAGGCAGTGGACGCCGACCGCTTCGCGGGGCTCGTGCTTCCGGTGGTTCTTGCTGGAAATCTCCGCCTGGGCCTGGAGGTGATAGCCGATGAAATAGGGGTCGGCGACCTTGACGGCCCAGTTGTCCACCTGGAAGTAGCAGAGGGTATCGATGCCGCGCTTGCGGGCGTCGTCCAGCACGTGGTGCTCCACCATGGCCTGGATGCAGCCGCCGTGGCCGTTGGGGTTCATGGCGAGGCGCCCCTTTTCCTCCAGCATGAATTTGCCCTCGCCGTCCATACAGGGCACCATGTGCTGGGTGATGAATATCACGTCCGCCGGGGAGAGCCCGAAGAAGGCGTGCTCTTCGAAGTACGCTTTTGTCGCGGGGCCGTTGGTGTTGCTGACCATGATGTACCAGGGCAGAACGCAGCCATAGCGCCGCTGGAGATTCAGGATTTTCTCTGCGTGGTACTGGAAGAGCGATTTGCCGGTGAGCCCGCCGATGGGGTAGGAACCTTTGGGGCCGTCGAAGCCGAGGCGCGTGCCCTGGCCACCGGCAACGAGAAAGAGGCCGATGCGACCGGCGCGCAGGGCATCTTCGCCCAGCGCAAGGGCCGCCTGCGCGTCGGGGCGCCGGGGATCCACGATGGGGATGACGGGCACGGGTTCGATCCGTTCAAACGCGGCAACGACCGGTGTGGACTTGATCCACTCGGCGGCCAGCCGGTCCATCAAGGGGAAATCGACCTGGGACAGATCCGCCAGCAGGGCTTGGCGGCCCGCGGCGTCCAGTTCGTCCCAGAAGCGGAACACGTGCTCCTGCCCATGCGTTGCGGCGATGTCCCGAAGCTGAATTTCACTCATTCCCATGCGATGCACTTCCTTCCTGGCGTCTCAACTTCTGTTTTGCCTGGGTCGCCGGCATTCGTCAATGGGCGTGGCTCCCCTCGGCATTTTCTTCGTTGGTAAGATTGCGGATACCCACAATCTCGGTGTAGGTGTTGCCTTCGGCGGTGACTTGAACGCTCACGGTCTCGTCAAAGGGTTTGCTCCGAGCCTCGGCATCGGGCACGAGCATGTCGACATGAACTTCATTGGGGGAGCTTCCGGGCACGACGCTGGCCGTGATCGCGGGGCTGCTCGTGGCGGCAATGGCCAGGGCCAGGGGCCCGGTGGAGACGAAGGTGGCGCGCGCGGTGAAGTTTGCGCCGTCCGCACCTGGGCGGAGCATGGCGCGTTCGGGGTAAACCGGGGCGGGCGTGTAGGGCGCTTTGGCGGTGCCGGTGACGTGGATGCGGTGGCGCGGCAGACGCTTCACATCCGTCAGAAGGACGACGTTGCGCTCGAAGGCCCCGGCGGATATTTCGGGCCCGGTGGTGATGATGATGTCGCACTCGGACTTGCCTGGTGTCTTCCACTGGTCTTCGGGGAGCACTTCGACCCGGGCGGTCAATCCGGGAATCCGCGGGGCGCGGGGGCCGACGGTAAGCACTTCGACCCCGGTCACGTTTGCGGGGGCGTCCTGAATCTGCCGGAATCGGACGCGCCGCTCAACGACGTCGCCCTTGTTGAATTCGCCCAGCACGAGTTCTTCGGTCTCGATGTAGTATTCCGGCTCGATGGAGGCCCGAACATCCACGGTGACCTGGGGCTGGGCGGGGTCGGTCGAGGTGATGGTCAAGATCTTGTGGGAACTGAAGCCCGGGACGCGGTCGGGATCGAGGGTCACATCGATCCAGGATTCCTCGCCCGGCTGAATGGTCGCACGTTCCGGGGGAATATTGCCCATGGTGCAGGCGCAGGTGGTGTCGATCTTGGTGATCTTGAGGGGCATCTTGCCGTCGTTGAACACCTTCAGCTTGTGGTGATGAATCTGGTCGTTCTTCACGGTGCCCAAGTCGAGGTCATTGGTCTCCAGGCGTATGATGGAAACCTGCATGGGCTCGCCGACGGGGGGCATGGTGCCGTCCGCTTCGCCCTTGGGGGCGCCATCCTTGTGAAGCGACTCGATGAATTCCTCGTCGGATTCGAAGTCGTTTCCGCCGCACCCGGCGAGCGCCAGAATGGGCGCGGCGATGATGAATCCCCACATCAAGAGAATGAGTGCACTGCGCTTTTTCATTTTGCTACTCCGATTTGAAGCGTACGCCATATTTGAGTTCGGACTCCTCAAGGGAGGCTGAGAGTTGCTCGTAACAACGGTCGGTCAGGGTACAGTCGAGCTCCATGCCCAGGAGCAGCGCGCCAACCACCGGCTCGTAAATCGGCATGACGAGTCGCGCGCCGGGGCACTCCCGGTGCACGACGACGGCGAGCGCGTCGACGAGAACCGGGCTCATGCCTTTGAAGACACTGCCGGCCATGACGACGTCGAAGGTATCCCGTTGCATATTCAGGTGTCGGATGGCGGCATTGACCATCTGGCCGAGGTAGCGCCCGCCCCACTCCAGGATATCGCAGGCGATGGCGTCGCCCTCCCACGCCGCATCGAAGACCAGCTTGGCCATGGGCTGCAGATCGCGGTAGGTAATCTTTCCGTAGTACATCTGGTGGAAGAGTTCGTCCACGTCCTTGCAACCGGCGCGATCCACGAATTTCTCGGTCATGAGGGTGGGGCCGGTGACACCGTCCCGGGCGCGGAAGACCGCCTTGAGCCCGTGGATGCCGATGGAGGAGCCGCTCACGCGATCACCATAGTCTTCGCTGATGCCGCCGACGCGGGTTTCTTTGCCTTCGCGGTTGACGCCGGCGCAGACGCAGCCGGTGCCGCAGGCGATGACGACGCCGAAGGGGTCCCGGGTGCCGCCGCGCAATCCGCCCATGGAATCGTTGCGGAAGACCCTGGGAATCTCGCCGAAGAGGGGGGTGAAGAGCTCGCGCTCCAGCATGACGTAGTCGTCCGGAATATCGGCGCCGGCCACGCCCATGCCGATCCCGCTGATATCTTTCAGTTCCAGTCCGGCGTGCTCCAGCGCCTCGCCGACCGCACGCTCAATTTCGCGGCGGGCGGCCTCGACGCCGTACCCCTCGTAGTTGCCGGTGCCGCCCCGGCCAAAGCCTTTGATCTGCCCTTGTTCATCGCCGATAAGGCAGAACGTTTTCGTTCCGCCGGCGTCCAGTCCCAGATAGAAGGCCATAAACTACGTTCCTATAGTGCCGGGCAGTGCATAACTGCAAAAAACGCG
This genomic interval from Candidatus Hydrogenedentota bacterium contains the following:
- a CDS encoding BlaI/MecI/CopY family transcriptional regulator, which codes for MAPLISEAEAQVLQTLVEMGEGTTREIYEALAESTGWAQPTVITFLRRLETKGLVSHRKLKGQRAFLYRPNKRGHSAGREQVKKLVDRVFGGNPIPLVSMFLEEQPLSTEQIAALRQLLDEQEERKGGKS
- a CDS encoding ATPase — encoded protein: MAFYLGLDAGGTKTFCLIGDEQGQIKGFGRGGTGNYEGYGVEAARREIERAVGEALEHAGLELKDISGIGMGVAGADIPDDYVMLERELFTPLFGEIPRVFRNDSMGGLRGGTRDPFGVVIACGTGCVCAGVNREGKETRVGGISEDYGDRVSGSSIGIHGLKAVFRARDGVTGPTLMTEKFVDRAGCKDVDELFHQMYYGKITYRDLQPMAKLVFDAAWEGDAIACDILEWGGRYLGQMVNAAIRHLNMQRDTFDVVMAGSVFKGMSPVLVDALAVVVHRECPGARLVMPIYEPVVGALLLGMELDCTLTDRCYEQLSASLEESELKYGVRFKSE
- a CDS encoding acetolactate synthase large subunit, with amino-acid sequence MKASDLLVKALEAEGVKYIFGIPGEENLDLLDSIRQSSIELILTRHEQAAGFMAATYGRLTGRAGVCLSTLGPGATNLVTSAAYAQLGAMPVVMITGQKPVKKSKQGHFQIIDAVDMMRPITKYTRQLVSANNIPARVREAFRIAEEERPGCSHLELPEDVAAEETDSPLIPASRTRRPIAEIKAIRAAVNMIEDAKHPLLLIGAGANRKLTSKMLREFIDKTGIPFFSTQMGKGVVDEHDELFIGNSALSANDFVHRAIDAADLIINVGHDVIEKPPFFMGREDLKVIHINFISAKVDPVYFPQLEVVGDIANSIWRIKEKLEIQESWDFKRFKVVKEHIEKSILEGADDPRFPVYPQRLVADIRKVMPKDGIIALDNGVYKLWFARNYKAYQPNTVLLDNALASMGAGLPSAMTARLVFPDRKVLSVCGDGGFMMNSQEMETAVRLNMDLVILILRDDAFGMIKWKQSNMSFPSYGLDYGNPDFVKYAEAYGAFGHRVETADQLIPLIEQCLNSKGVHLIDVPIDYSDNDRILNHEFKAKSLLI
- a CDS encoding UDPGP type 1 family protein, producing MGMSEIQLRDIAATHGQEHVFRFWDELDAAGRQALLADLSQVDFPLMDRLAAEWIKSTPVVAAFERIEPVPVIPIVDPRRPDAQAALALGEDALRAGRIGLFLVAGGQGTRLGFDGPKGSYPIGGLTGKSLFQYHAEKILNLQRRYGCVLPWYIMVSNTNGPATKAYFEEHAFFGLSPADVIFITQHMVPCMDGEGKFMLEEKGRLAMNPNGHGGCIQAMVEHHVLDDARKRGIDTLCYFQVDNWAVKVADPYFIGYHLQAQAEISSKNHRKHEPREAVGVHCLCDGVYQVIEYSELDIYPQLLETDADGKVIYYAGNPAIHILSVDFVQRVYDNFDQFPWHLAHKKIPYINAEGEQISPDRPNGYKFETFVFDALRMANHPPVALEIDPPGEYTPTKQFDGDNSVVAARESMTNFWAKWLDAAGQPVPRRADGKSAIAIEISPLFALTCDEFVAKSVGKAWPVEADLVIDADGNARA
- a CDS encoding DUF1573 domain-containing protein, with translation MKKRSALILLMWGFIIAAPILALAGCGGNDFESDEEFIESLHKDGAPKGEADGTMPPVGEPMQVSIIRLETNDLDLGTVKNDQIHHHKLKVFNDGKMPLKITKIDTTCACTMGNIPPERATIQPGEESWIDVTLDPDRVPGFSSHKILTITSTDPAQPQVTVDVRASIEPEYYIETEELVLGEFNKGDVVERRVRFRQIQDAPANVTGVEVLTVGPRAPRIPGLTARVEVLPEDQWKTPGKSECDIIITTGPEISAGAFERNVVLLTDVKRLPRHRIHVTGTAKAPYTPAPVYPERAMLRPGADGANFTARATFVSTGPLALAIAATSSPAITASVVPGSSPNEVHVDMLVPDAEARSKPFDETVSVQVTAEGNTYTEIVGIRNLTNEENAEGSHAH